GGGGCGAGCCGGAAATCACCCCTCAATCCTATGACGGTCCCTGGAAGCCCTTTGACCTGGCGGCCATTCCCGCCCTGATCGCCGAAGGTAAAACCGTGTTCGTGGATGTGACGGCGGATTGGTGCATCACCTGTCAGGTCAACAAGGCGGCGGTGCTGGCCGTGGACCCGGTGCATACGCGGCTCGGGAGTCCGGATGTGGTGGCCATGAAAGCCGATTGGACCCGCCCTAGCGATACGATTTCAGCCTACCTGGCTCAGTTCGGTCGCTTTGGCATTCCGTTCAATGTGGTTTATGGCAAGCGCGCGCCGCTGGGACTTCCGCTACCGGAGTTGCTCACAACGGACCTGGTCATGGAGGCTCTGGACAAAGCCGCCGAAAGCCGCATGGAGGCCCGCCAATGATCGCCGTCGGTGACTTGTTTCCGGATGTGACCCTGAAAACCTTCGATGGCGACGGCGCCATGGTTGATCAGTCCACCGCCACCCTTTTCACCCAAGGACGTTCGGTGTTGTTCGGCCTTCCCGGTGCTTTCACACCCACCTGTTCAACGATGCACCTTCCCGGCTACGTAAAAGCCCGCGACCGTTTTCAGGCAACCGGCGTTGATTGCCTTGCCTGTCTTTCGGTCAATGACGCCTTTGTCATGCGGGCCTGGGCCGAGAGCCTGAACGTGCTCGGGACGGTCGCCATGCTCGCCGACGGCAATGGTACCCTGACCCGCGCCCTGGGCCTGGACACCGATGCCTCGGCCTTTGGCATGGGGCTGCGCGCCCAACGGTTTGCCATGACCTTGGATGCGGGCCGGGTCAGCGGGTTGTTCGTGGAGGCACCAGGAGAATACCGGGTCTCGGACGCGGAATATGTGCTTCGACAGGTCTGAGACCGCGAACTAGGCAAACGAACCTTCAGACTGTACCATGGCGTGAAAAGCCGGTAGCGGCACCCTGTTCCATCGGACATAAGGTCACCAGCCGTGACATCACTGCAGACCCGGTTGATCATTCTAATCGGTAGCTTGATGCTCCTGGCCTTTTCGGCCCTGGAGGGGCTCGCCTACTATCGCGCCAAGGAAGCGGCGGTGGCTGAAGCTTTTGACAAAGCCGAGCGGTTGCGCGGTGTGCTGATGGCCCTGCGGCGGGTCTATCAACATCAGTTTCTGGAAAGCGGCATTGCGCTGACACCGCAAACCATCGGGTTTTTGCCTGCCCATTCAATTTCCAGAATATCCAAGGACTTCAAGGACTGGGACCGGTCGGGCGTTTCCTTCAACAATGTGTCGGACAACCCTCGAAACAAGAACAATCTGGCCGACGGCGTGGAGATGGCGGCCATCGAGTTCTTCCGGGCGAATCGCGACGCCGAGAAACGGCTGACCACCTATCGATCCGGCCAGGAATCCTACTTCCACTATTCCAGCCCCATTTGGGTCGAGGAATACTGTTTGAAATGTCATGGGCGCAAGCAAGACGCACCGCCAGCCATTCAGCTATCCTACAACAATGCCTTCGATATGAAGGCTGGTGATCTGAGGGGAATCGTCAGCATCAAGATTCCCGCCGGGGACTTGAATGAGAAAATCTGGCATACAGTGAAACAGGACATCGCCGTCCACCTGCTGGTTTTCATCGGGCTATTCACCATCATCATCCTGACCGTACGCCGTTTTCTGACCCGTCCGGCCATCAAGTTGTCCGAAGGCCTGGATGCCGTGGCCCAGGGCAATCTGAGCTACCGGATCGGCGGATTGGAAGGGGAATTTGCGCAGATCGGCGACCGCTTCAATCAGATGGGCGAGCAGTTGGCCAAGACCAACAACGAACTGAAGCGCTCCAATGAAGAGTTGAGCCAATTCGCCTATGTTTCTTCCCACGACCTGCGGGAACCGCTCCGCATGGTGACCAGCTATGTCCAACTACTGGAGCGCAAATGCCACAGCGTGCTGGACGATGAGGGACGCCAGTACATTGGCTATGCGGTGGATGGCGCCCTGCGCATGGACAGCCTGATCAACGACCTGCTGGAATTCTCGCGGGTGGAAAGCAAGGGTCAACGCCCCACCGAAGTGGAAAGCACCGATGTGGTGATGGAGGTGTTGGAAAACCTCCATACCCTGATCGATGAATCCAACGGACGCGTCACCTTTGAGGGCCTCCCGCGCATCTCCGCCGATTCAGCTCAAATGATCCAACTGTTCCAAAACTTGATATCCAATGCCCTCAAGTATGGCCGTCCCGATGTACCACCGGAAATCCACATCGTGGGTCAGACCGAGCAGGGGCTGACGACCTTCTCGGTCATTGATAACGGCATTGGTATAGATCCCCGCTATCAAGACAAGATTTTCGTTATTTTCCAGCGCCTGCATGCACGGGAAGAATTCAGCGGAACGGGGATTGGCCTGGCCATTTGCAAGCGAATCGTTGAACGCCACGGTGGAACGATCTGGGTGGAAAGCACCCCTGGCGAGGGATCGACCTTCCACTTCACCTTGCCAACGGCTCCGTAAAACTCAGGAGTCCGAGGCTGACGATCCTGCCGCCACCATGTCTGTGGGAATCATCGTGTAATCCCCCGCCTCGTCCCGGAACGGGCTTAGATTGTCGATAAACTGTTGCGTGCTGACCGCCCAGGAGAAGGTTTCCGCGTGGGCGCGACAGACATCGGCCGGAATGCCCAAGGCTTTTTCAACCGCCAACTCCAGGTTTTCGTCCAGCACCCCGGCGGGACTGTCGCCGATGACATCCAACGGACCCGGCACCGGATAGGCGGCCACCGGCACGCCGGAGGCCAGGGCTTCGATGAGAACCAGCCCAAAAGTATCGGTACGGCTCGGAAACACAAAGACATCGGCGGCGGCATACCAGGCGGCCAGGTCCGCGCCATGCCGGGCACCGGCGAACAGAACATCGGGATGGGCCTTGCGCAGAGACTCCAGTTGCGGTCCATCGCCCACGACCACCTTCTGACCGGGATTGCCCAAGGACAAAAAGGCTTCGATATTTTTTTCCACCGCCACCCGGCCCACATAAAGCTGGATGGGCCCCTCGATCCCTTGCAGCTCCTTGGGGGGGCTATTGCGGTATTGAGGCCGGAACTGGTCGGTATCCACGCCCCGGGTCCAACGGCGAATATCCTTGAACCCACGCTCCTCAAGCGCCTGCTCGATGGTTTCCGTCGCCACCATGACCCCCGAGGAGGCGCCATGGAACCATCGCACGAAGGCATAGGACCAGGCCAACGGCAGCCGCGTGCGGGCATGGATGTATTCCGGAAAGCGGGTATGATAGGCGGTGGTGAACGGCAGCCCCCGGCGGCGGCAATAACGTCTCGCGGCCAATCCCAGGGGCCCCTCCGTGGCAAGATGGATGGCACAGGGCTGGGCCGTGTCCAACAGCTTTTTCACCTTTGGTCCGGGGAATAGCGCCAGGCGGATTTCCGGATAAGTGGGACAGGGCGTGGTGCGGAACTCGTTCGGGGTGATATAGGTCACCTCATGGTTCCGGGCCGTCAGGTGCCGACCCAGGGAATCCAAGGTGCGGACCACTCCGTTGACCTGGGGGTACCAGGCATCTGTAACAATGACGATATGCACGGGAACCTTCGGATCTAGGCCGGCTCCGGGATCTTGCCCGGCGCCGCCTTGGTTGAGGGTGTCGCAGGGGCCGGAGCTATTTCCCGAACCGTCGCGTCGATGGGGGACAGGTCGCGGAGCTTCAGCCAATCGAGAACCTCCAACCGTCCGTCGGGATGCTCGACCAGAGCCGTGCAGCTTTCCACCCAATCGCCGTCGTTGGCATAGGTGATGCCGTCCATGTCATAGAGTGCCGTGGCATGAATATGGCCGCAGACGACGCCTTCGACGCCCCGCTTGCGGGCCTCTCCGACCACCGCTTCCTCGTATCGGCTGATATATTCGACGGCATTCTTTACCTTATGTTTCAAATAAGCCGAAAGGGACCAATACCTGAATCCCAATTTCCGGCGCGCCAGGTTCAGCCAGTGATTGGTTTCCAGCAGCATCTCGTAGGCCCAGTCCCCGATCAAGGCCAACCACCTGGCATACTTTACCACCGCATCGAACTGGTCGCCATGGATTACCAGATAGCGCTTTTTATCGGCCGCGGTATGAATGGCCTCGGTCAGAACGGCGACATTACCGAAGCGTTGTTTGGCGAAATCACGGAAATTCTCATCGTGGTTGCCGGGGATGTAATAGACCTTGGTCCCCTTGCGGGCCTTGCGCAGGATTTTCTGCACCACGTCATTATGGCTTTGGGCCCATTCCCATTTGCGGCTCAGGCGCCAGTTGTCGACGATATCGCCGACCAGATAGAGGTAGTCGGATTCCGTGTGCCTGAGGAAATCCAGCAGATACTCCGCCTTGCAGCCTTTGGTCCCCAAATGGATATCGGAAATCCAAATGGTCCGGTAGCGTAGTTTGGTGGTCCCCAAGGCGTTCATGGCGCGGCCCCCAGCCGATGCGCGGCGCTTCGGGGCTTCGCCTATGTTGTGGCAGCCCCAATGATATCTTCAACATTCTGTAGCCACATGGGAGGGTGCTGTCTAGGTGTCCACCCCCATTTTCACGAAACATTAAAGAATTCGTCGCCGCTTTGTAGTGCTGAAGTTTCACTTCCCATTCCATATTATTTATGTATTGTAACTGCAATCAATTATTCACATGTCCTGGTGCAGTATAAACTCAAAACAAGCAAAACAAATATGATCGATCCCTATCAGAAGACCACCACCCGGCGAATTCTGGTCATCCACAACCCCATCGCCGGAAAACGTCATGGAGGCCTGTTCCAGCGGGTCATCGACAAGCTCCGTGATTTCGGCTGTATGCTGACCATTCGCGACACCACGCGACGGGGCGACGCGGAAACCTTTGCCAGCGAGGCCTCGGCGGATCAGTTCGATGCCCTGGTGGCCGCCGGTGGCGATGGCACCATCAATGAAGTGATCAACGGATTGGACGATTTTCGGTTGCCTCTGGCCATTGTCCCGCTGGGAACAACCAATGTTTTGGCCCGGGAAATCGGTTTGGCCGTGCAGGCCGACGCCATCGCACGGACCATCGCCGAGGGCAACCCGACCCCGATTCATGTGGGACTGGCCAACGATCGCCGCTTTATTCAGATGGCCGGGATCGGCTTCGACGCCCAAGTGGTGGCGCAGGTCAATCCGTCGATCAAGAAGCTCATCGGCAAGGGAGCCTATGTGGTCGAAACCTTTGCCCAGTTGGTGAAGTACTCCTTCCCCCGGTATCGGTTGACCCTTGATGGAAAGCCGGAGGAAGCGGCCTCAGCGGTGATATCCAACGGTCGCTACTACGGCGGCAAGTTCGTCTGTACCCCGGATGCGCGGCTGGAGAACGGCGATTTTCAAGTCTGCCTGTTCCGCAACTCCGGTCGCTGGAACACCCTGCGCTATGCCTGGGGCTTGGTCACCGGTCGCCTGGGCGGTTATCGCGACGTGGTGATTATGACGGCACGGGAAATCACTGTTGAGGGCCCCGTGGGCGATCCGGTCCAAGGCGATGGCGACGTGCTGGGGCACCTCCCAATCACCTTGAGCCTTGAACCCCGTCGGTTGACACTGCTCACCCCGTAATCAGGTTGTCCAGGGCGATCTGGACTGTCATAGTTCCAAGTTCAAAAACTTGGCACGGATCGGGGAAAAACCGGCATGGCTGATACGGAAATTCAAACCAACGGTGACGAACGAGACGAATTGGCAAAACTGCGCAAGGAAGCGTCGGCGCGGATCAGCGAGCTCACTCGAGAACTGGTCACCGTGCTCCGCGAATTGGGTAAACAGTTCGAAGAGCGTGGCAGTCTGCCCAAGGCCAAGGAATGCTATCGGCGGGCGTTAAAGCACTTTCCCGGCCATGCCCCGGCCTTGCTGGATCTGGCCCGGTTGCTCAAAAAAGACAATCAACTGGAAGAGGCCCTGCCGGTCTATCAGCGCCTGGCCAAGCTGCGGCCGGACGATGAAACCGTGGCCAAGGCCATCGCCTCGATCATGGTCGGGCTCGGCCACGAAAACGAAGGCCGAGAGTCCTTGATGGATTATTACCGCCGCCTGCCCTGGTCGGCCCATCACGTCAATCCGCCAGGTCGGCCGCAGGTGATGATCACCCGCGCCTTCGACAATGCCTATTACATGATCGGACGGAAGACCGACGCCAAGGCCCAGACCCGGATGCGTGGCGGCCATTTCAGCACCCGCTACCTGCTTGACTACGGCCACTACGAAACCTTTACCGCCACCATCGTTGACGACAATATTCTGCGCGGTCCGACGCCGGAACACGCGTTGTTGCTCAATACCATTGCCGATGTGGATCTGGACGCGGAGGATCTGCGCACCCTGGCCACCTTCCTGGAACGGCATCCGGATATGCCGGTCATCAACCGCCCCGAAGGCATTTTACAGACGGGACGAGACGAGAATTATCGCAACTTTGATCCCATCGACGGAGTCCGCTTCCCGCGCACCGAACGGCTGGAAAGGGGCTCCTCCAATGCCCCGGAATTGGCGGAACAGGTAGAATCTAGAGGCTTTGTCTATCCCGTCATCCTGCGCGAGACCGGATCCCAGACTGGGGATTCCCTGGCCCGGATCGGCACCCACGAAGACATGGTGGAATACTTCGCCGCCTCCGATGCGGATAGTTTCTATGTCATTGAGTTCATTATCTGCCCGTTCCCGGAAAACGAAAGCTTCTACAACAAAAAGCGCATCTATTGCATTGATGGCCAGATCTTCCCCGTGTCCTCACACATTGACAAGATCTGGAACGTGCATGGCTTCAATCGACCAGAAGTCATGGCCAAGACCCCTTGGATGATGGCGCACGAAGAAGCCTTCTTGAAGGATCCAAGGCAAATCATGGGGGACAAGGCCTGGAACAGTCTGACCGAGGTGACACACGGGATCGGACTGGATTTCTTCGGCATTGATTTCATGGTCACCGATGATGGCTCGCTGCTCATATTCGAAATGAACGCCGCCATGCGCCACAGCTTCAAGCATGTGCCCCTGTTTCCCTATATGAAACCGTACCTGGAGGCGGTCAGCGCGGCGTTCGAGCGGATGGTGGCAACGCGGTTGGGAGTGGCCGACCAATAACCGAAAAAACGGCGGTCCAAAGACCACCGTTTTTTTGTCACCAGGATTGGGCGTGGGTCTCAGGCGGCCTTGCGGCTACGGCGACGGGCGATACCCAGCCCTGCCAATCCAACACCCAGCAGCGCAAGCGACGCGGGCTCGGGAACAACCGTGGCGGCGGCGCCGACATTGAATCCGTAATAGCTTTCATAGCGGTTGGCGGACCAGCTGATGGATGTCACCGCCCCGAGGAACTGGATCGCCCCGTTGCCCTCGCGACCGTACAACACATTGCTGGCGGTCTGGATCAAGGGGCCATTACCCCAATTGCCGCCGCCCGTGCTCAGGAATTCGAAATCCTGGTCGAAGGTGAGGTACAAGCCAGTGCCGCCATTGCCGATACTGAAGAATGTCATGACCGGGTCAATGACCGCCTGGGCAAACGTGACCGTGTTCGACCCGGCATAAATCTGGGTTATGGAATCAACCGGGGCGTTGTCGATCACGGTACTGCCGGTGTAGGCGCCGGGGGTGCTGGACTCCCGCCACCGGCGGGCATCACTGCTGATACCGGTTCCCGAGGCCCCCGAATAACCGACACCAATCGTTGCCCCATTCTGGCTCAGGATGCCGCTGCCCAGAGAAGTCCAGTCCGTCCAGCTTATGACGTCCGCCTTGGCCTCTTTAACAACACCGATAGCCACCATGGCGGCAGCCACGAACGAAACCGTTAACGTCTTGCGGATCATGTATTATCTCCTACCAATTCTTAATCAAAAAACCATTCAATGGTCGTTTAAGAAAGAAAGCAATTATCGAGCCAGATAGATTTGGAAAAAAATAACTTACTAAAAGATAAGTAGATGCCTCACCTACAGAAAATGCGACTAACTTGCACCCGTGGTTGACCTGTCAAAAATGCGGACAGTTTTGGCTGTTATACCAACCTGCAATCCAGGCCCGAGCGTGTGTCCGGTCCAATTGGCCCTGTTGTACGCCCGCGACTGTATTGGAATCGATCACGATTTTCGTGTTTGATCGAACCCGGTCAAATACAACGTAATCTAACAGGCTGCTTCTGTAATCGAGTCTTTTGAGTCAAGCTGATTTCCAAGCCGTCGGTTTGAACCTGGGTTATGTGGCGCCCTTTGCTTCTGTCCGCGGTCGACGTCGTCGCCGCATGATGGGGATCAAGGGGGATCGGGTGCAGCAATCTGAAAAGCGTGGTCTTACGCCACTGCAGCCTGCGCGCTGTCATCCGAGCCCCGCGCGTCGCCACGCGTCCTGGCCGCCCTTCAGGCGATCTCGGTTTTCGTTGTGTTTAGATGGCGGTCTCCTCCTTGCGGTACTGGAAGTCCGTGCCGTCGATCCACATGCGATGCATGATTACGGCGAGACGCCGGGCAACGGCTACCTTGGCGCGTTTCATCCCGCGCCTTTTGGCGACCGCGAGCCCCCAGTGTTTGAGCCAGGACCAACGGCGGGTTCGAGTGAGAAGTGCATTGGCGGCCTCGAACAAAAGCCAACGAACCATGGCATCTCCGCACTTGCTGATGGGGCCGCTTCGGTCCTGCTCTCCCGAGGCGTATCTGCGTGGGACAAGCCCGAAGTGGGCGCCGACCATGACCGACTTTTGAAACCGTTCCGGCACGTCGAGTCCTGTCCTGAAAGCGAGGGCGGTAACCGGGCCGACGCCGGGAACGGTCATCAGGCGCCGGCAAACGCTATCATCGCGCGCAGCGGCATGAACCTGCCGGTCGAGCTTGTCGAGTTGTTCGAGCAAGGCTTGGCGCGCAAGCAAGAGCGGCTCGGCGGCTGCGCTGAGGTGCGGGTTATCAGCCGTCAATTCCCGAACCCGCGCCGCGAAAAGGCGTCCGCGCGCCATACCGACCTTGAGGCCGAAAGCTTTCAATGTTCCTCGTACCGTATTGGACAACTGACGGACCTGATGAACCAGGGTCTCCCGATGGGTCAGCACCATCCGGAGCTCCTGACTGCGCGCGGTCTTGACGTGGGTCGCGCGGTACAAACCGGTCCGCATCGCCTGGCTGATCAAGCGGGCGTCGCGACGGTCCGTCTTGACTGGGCTGGCGCTGGCAAAGGCCTTCATTTGCCGGGTCTCGATACAAATCACAGGGAGGCCCCGACTGGACAGTCCTGCGTACAGCCAAGGCGCCAGAGGGCCAGCTTCCAACCCAATTCGCGCAAAGCCACGCCCGCTTTCCTCGAGCCAAGTGGCGACCGCCTCGGGTGTGCTTGACACCTTGCCTTCGCGAATGACGGTTCCCTTTGCATCAATCTCACAGATCGAAATGCTTGCCATCGATACGTCCATTCCAACAAAATACTCCATAGCTGGTCTCCTCTGTTCCATGTCCAGGAATTGACCCGGATACTTGATCAAGACCGAGTGTGGAGACCAGCTGACTGTCTAGGCAATCCCTGACTGCTCGATTACCGCCATCTGAAAAAGTCCGATTTCGAGCCTGTGGCGACACATGCTTCGATAAGCTCAGCATGAGGGCCTTTGAATTTTCAATATGTTAGCCTCACCCTGGGCTTGTCGAAGGGCGAGGCGGGCCGTTGGACAACGATTTTTCAGCAGCCTGTTAAAGCCCCGCCAGCGACATGTCGTCGATGCGGATGGTCGGGGCGTCGGTGCCGTAGCGGAATTCCAGATCATCCGCTGGGACCATGCGGGCAAACATTTCCAACAGGTTCCCGGCGATGGTAACCTCGCTGACCGGATAGGTCAGTTGTCCATTCTCGATGCGGAATCCGGTGGCGCCTCGGCTGTAGTCGCCGGTCACGCCGTTGATGCCGAAACCGATCATCTCGGTGATATAGAGCCCGTCTTTGATATCGGCCATCAGGTCGGCGGGCGAGACGGTTCCGGCAGCCATATACACATTGGTGGCCGAAGGCGATGGCGGGCCGCCGGTCCCTCGGGCCGCATGGCCGGTGGGGGTAAGACCCAACTGCCGCGCCGAGCGCAGATCCAGCAGCCAGGTGGTCAGACTCCCGCCGTCGATGATCTTGCGTTGCCGGGTGGCCAGGCCCTCGGCGTCGAAGCCCTTGGAGCGCAGCCCTCGATTGCGATGGGGGTCTTCGAGGATATCGATACCCGCCTCGCATACGGCCTGCTCCATCTTGTCTTTCAGATAGGATGTGCCCCGGGCGATGGAAGGACCGGTAATGGCTGAAATCAGGTGCCCCACCAAGCTGCGCGACACCCGCGGGTCATAGATCACAGGCAGGGTGGCCGACGGGATCTTTTGCGGGTTGAGGCGGCGCACCGCCTTTTCCCCCGCCGTGCGGCCGATGTCCTCGGCCCCCCGTAGATCATCCAGATAGACCGCCGAATCATAGTCATAGTCCCGCTCCATGGCGGTCCCCTCGCCGGCCAGGACCGAGGCCGACAGGCTATGACGGGATTCTGCCCGCTGTCCGGTGAAGCCGTTGCTCGCCGCAAGGCAGACCTGGGTTCGCTGCCATCCGGCCTCGGCGCCTTCGGAATTGGTCACGCCCGGCACCGCCCGAGCGGCTGCTTCCGCCTGACGGGCTCGCTCGGTCAGTTTCACCACATCCATATCACCGGGATCGCTGCTGTCGAGGGTTGGCAGTTCGCTGGCCAGCTGGTCCGGATCGGCAATGCCGCAATAGGGGTCTTCGGGGACCTCGCGGGCCATGGCCACGGCGCGAGTCACAAGTTCGTCCAGGGACTCCTCCGACGGATCGGAGCTGGATACGACGGCCTGTCGCCGCCCAACGAACACCCGCAGACCCAGATCCTGGCCCTCGGAGCGCTCCAGCTTTTCCGTTTCGCCCAACCGCATGGCCAGGGACAAGGACGTGCCCGACACATGCACCGCGTCGGCGGCGTCGGCCCCGGCCTTGCGGGCCTTGGCGATCAGGTCGGTGAGAAGATCAAGGGTTTCGGGCATGGGGCGGTCTTTCTACAGGAAGGAAGGGACTGCATTCACATAAGGGATCGAACCGCCAAATCCAAGGCCGGTTTATTCGAACTCCATCTCCATATAGACGTTTTGGGCATTGCGCTTGGCGATCTGCTCGAACACTTGAAGATAGCTGAAGGCCGATTGATCGATGGCGATGCCTTCCTCGATGGCGCCGCCGCGCTCCAGG
The sequence above is drawn from the Magnetospira sp. QH-2 genome and encodes:
- a CDS encoding peroxiredoxin, with translation MIAVGDLFPDVTLKTFDGDGAMVDQSTATLFTQGRSVLFGLPGAFTPTCSTMHLPGYVKARDRFQATGVDCLACLSVNDAFVMRAWAESLNVLGTVAMLADGNGTLTRALGLDTDASAFGMGLRAQRFAMTLDAGRVSGLFVEAPGEYRVSDAEYVLRQV
- a CDS encoding DUF3365 domain-containing protein — translated: MTSLQTRLIILIGSLMLLAFSALEGLAYYRAKEAAVAEAFDKAERLRGVLMALRRVYQHQFLESGIALTPQTIGFLPAHSISRISKDFKDWDRSGVSFNNVSDNPRNKNNLADGVEMAAIEFFRANRDAEKRLTTYRSGQESYFHYSSPIWVEEYCLKCHGRKQDAPPAIQLSYNNAFDMKAGDLRGIVSIKIPAGDLNEKIWHTVKQDIAVHLLVFIGLFTIIILTVRRFLTRPAIKLSEGLDAVAQGNLSYRIGGLEGEFAQIGDRFNQMGEQLAKTNNELKRSNEELSQFAYVSSHDLREPLRMVTSYVQLLERKCHSVLDDEGRQYIGYAVDGALRMDSLINDLLEFSRVESKGQRPTEVESTDVVMEVLENLHTLIDESNGRVTFEGLPRISADSAQMIQLFQNLISNALKYGRPDVPPEIHIVGQTEQGLTTFSVIDNGIGIDPRYQDKIFVIFQRLHAREEFSGTGIGLAICKRIVERHGGTIWVESTPGEGSTFHFTLPTAP
- a CDS encoding glycosyltransferase family 1 protein, with the protein product MHIVIVTDAWYPQVNGVVRTLDSLGRHLTARNHEVTYITPNEFRTTPCPTYPEIRLALFPGPKVKKLLDTAQPCAIHLATEGPLGLAARRYCRRRGLPFTTAYHTRFPEYIHARTRLPLAWSYAFVRWFHGASSGVMVATETIEQALEERGFKDIRRWTRGVDTDQFRPQYRNSPPKELQGIEGPIQLYVGRVAVEKNIEAFLSLGNPGQKVVVGDGPQLESLRKAHPDVLFAGARHGADLAAWYAAADVFVFPSRTDTFGLVLIEALASGVPVAAYPVPGPLDVIGDSPAGVLDENLELAVEKALGIPADVCRAHAETFSWAVSTQQFIDNLSPFRDEAGDYTMIPTDMVAAGSSASDS
- a CDS encoding UDP-2,3-diacylglucosamine diphosphatase; amino-acid sequence: MNALGTTKLRYRTIWISDIHLGTKGCKAEYLLDFLRHTESDYLYLVGDIVDNWRLSRKWEWAQSHNDVVQKILRKARKGTKVYYIPGNHDENFRDFAKQRFGNVAVLTEAIHTAADKKRYLVIHGDQFDAVVKYARWLALIGDWAYEMLLETNHWLNLARRKLGFRYWSLSAYLKHKVKNAVEYISRYEEAVVGEARKRGVEGVVCGHIHATALYDMDGITYANDGDWVESCTALVEHPDGRLEVLDWLKLRDLSPIDATVREIAPAPATPSTKAAPGKIPEPA
- a CDS encoding diacylglycerol kinase family protein, yielding MIDPYQKTTTRRILVIHNPIAGKRHGGLFQRVIDKLRDFGCMLTIRDTTRRGDAETFASEASADQFDALVAAGGDGTINEVINGLDDFRLPLAIVPLGTTNVLAREIGLAVQADAIARTIAEGNPTPIHVGLANDRRFIQMAGIGFDAQVVAQVNPSIKKLIGKGAYVVETFAQLVKYSFPRYRLTLDGKPEEAASAVISNGRYYGGKFVCTPDARLENGDFQVCLFRNSGRWNTLRYAWGLVTGRLGGYRDVVIMTAREITVEGPVGDPVQGDGDVLGHLPITLSLEPRRLTLLTP
- a CDS encoding tetratricopeptide repeat protein; this translates as MADTEIQTNGDERDELAKLRKEASARISELTRELVTVLRELGKQFEERGSLPKAKECYRRALKHFPGHAPALLDLARLLKKDNQLEEALPVYQRLAKLRPDDETVAKAIASIMVGLGHENEGRESLMDYYRRLPWSAHHVNPPGRPQVMITRAFDNAYYMIGRKTDAKAQTRMRGGHFSTRYLLDYGHYETFTATIVDDNILRGPTPEHALLLNTIADVDLDAEDLRTLATFLERHPDMPVINRPEGILQTGRDENYRNFDPIDGVRFPRTERLERGSSNAPELAEQVESRGFVYPVILRETGSQTGDSLARIGTHEDMVEYFAASDADSFYVIEFIICPFPENESFYNKKRIYCIDGQIFPVSSHIDKIWNVHGFNRPEVMAKTPWMMAHEEAFLKDPRQIMGDKAWNSLTEVTHGIGLDFFGIDFMVTDDGSLLIFEMNAAMRHSFKHVPLFPYMKPYLEAVSAAFERMVATRLGVADQ
- a CDS encoding PEP-CTERM sorting domain-containing protein translates to MIRKTLTVSFVAAAMVAIGVVKEAKADVISWTDWTSLGSGILSQNGATIGVGYSGASGTGISSDARRWRESSTPGAYTGSTVIDNAPVDSITQIYAGSNTVTFAQAVIDPVMTFFSIGNGGTGLYLTFDQDFEFLSTGGGNWGNGPLIQTASNVLYGREGNGAIQFLGAVTSISWSANRYESYYGFNVGAAATVVPEPASLALLGVGLAGLGIARRRSRKAA
- a CDS encoding IS110 family transposase, with the protein product MEYFVGMDVSMASISICEIDAKGTVIREGKVSSTPEAVATWLEESGRGFARIGLEAGPLAPWLYAGLSSRGLPVICIETRQMKAFASASPVKTDRRDARLISQAMRTGLYRATHVKTARSQELRMVLTHRETLVHQVRQLSNTVRGTLKAFGLKVGMARGRLFAARVRELTADNPHLSAAAEPLLLARQALLEQLDKLDRQVHAAARDDSVCRRLMTVPGVGPVTALAFRTGLDVPERFQKSVMVGAHFGLVPRRYASGEQDRSGPISKCGDAMVRWLLFEAANALLTRTRRWSWLKHWGLAVAKRRGMKRAKVAVARRLAVIMHRMWIDGTDFQYRKEETAI
- a CDS encoding TldD/PmbA family protein; translated protein: MPETLDLLTDLIAKARKAGADAADAVHVSGTSLSLAMRLGETEKLERSEGQDLGLRVFVGRRQAVVSSSDPSEESLDELVTRAVAMAREVPEDPYCGIADPDQLASELPTLDSSDPGDMDVVKLTERARQAEAAARAVPGVTNSEGAEAGWQRTQVCLAASNGFTGQRAESRHSLSASVLAGEGTAMERDYDYDSAVYLDDLRGAEDIGRTAGEKAVRRLNPQKIPSATLPVIYDPRVSRSLVGHLISAITGPSIARGTSYLKDKMEQAVCEAGIDILEDPHRNRGLRSKGFDAEGLATRQRKIIDGGSLTTWLLDLRSARQLGLTPTGHAARGTGGPPSPSATNVYMAAGTVSPADLMADIKDGLYITEMIGFGINGVTGDYSRGATGFRIENGQLTYPVSEVTIAGNLLEMFARMVPADDLEFRYGTDAPTIRIDDMSLAGL